GTACaaagttcaaaaacaaaatttgatgAACAAGTGAAAGATAAAGCAAATTTGGAAAAGTGCTGCACagcacagaaatttttttttaagattttatttacttttagagacgggaagggagcaagagagagagggagagacgcatccatgtgtggttgcgtTTCACGCGCCCCCCAACTGGACACccaacccacaatccaggcacctgccctgactgggaatcgaaccagggaccctttggtttgcaggcgggcactcagtctactgagccacactagccagggtctCTTTGGCATTTTATTGCAGTAAACGCATACACTGAAAAGTGCACCAATCGAGTCTATGTCTCAGCACCCAGGTTAAGAACACACCTTTGCCAGGCATAGAAGGCACTCTGTAGACCGCTATTCATCGCTACCCACCCACTAAGAGTAACCACAATCTTGATTTCGAAACTCTTAGATTAGTTTTGCTTGTGTTtgtacttcatataaatggaatgacATAATATGTGCTTTTTAttcctggcttcttttgctcTCATTATGTTCATGATTCAACCTCGTTGCCTGCCGCCGTGGTTTGTCCATTGCCACTGCTGTCGAATGGCCCGctgtgtgaatataccacaggTTACTTAGCCATGAGACAGTTATACGTTAGAAATAGTCTTTGGGATGCATGGACTATTTTatacaaaaatcattttgaaagtaAGTAACCTTGAAAAATAAGTGACACATTAAAAACTATTACAGCCATGTGAAGACATGAGGATCTGCCTCGAAAGCCCTGTCTGGGATGAAGGGATGAATCCGTGAATTTTCCAGGCCCTTGCCATTCTTCTCCTTGAGAGATGATTTTATGTACTCATCTGGGTCTCCGAAAAGGTGTGTGGCGTGCCAGGCAGCCCTGAGGAAAGCCATTCTAAATCATTTCCGAAGTACTGGCTGTTGTGTGCAGCCTCATGCTGGGTTCTGTGGAAACCAACATAAAGATTCAGTTTCTTCCCTCATGGCTGGCATCTCTTAGGGTGGAGAGTCTTCCTCTGCCAGTATGGAGTCAGGAGTCAGAAGGGTGAGGAGGCTGTCTTTGGAGCAGCTGGGACTGGGTCTTTTCCCCAGGACAGACAGGCAGTGGTCACTTCTTCCCCAGTGGACTTACAGCTGGGCTTTATCTCCCCAGCATTCCCATCCCCTCCAGAGGCCTATGTCACTGCAGACCAGCGAGTGTGGGCCTTTATCTGGGCTCTGTTTCCTCCGTGGGGATACCAGGTCCTAGGCAAGAGAACTTGAAAGGCTCTTCCCATGGCAGTCTtattcctcctccttctgctcctctgtgggccctcccaggctgctgctggtaaggagcaggaggtgggggatTCTGGGAGGTAGTGAGGGACTGCTGCTGTTTCTCCAAGGGGCCCAGGGAAGGCATCTGATTCAAGAAGATAGGTTTACCCCAATTGACCCCCTGTCTCTTAAACTGGGGAAGACCCAGAGACCCTGGGGATCCAGGTCATGTGCAGTTTCCTGTAGAAAATAAGGATGGGCGAGTATATGCTTccagaaaaggagaaatgagagGAAGAGGTAGGGGAGTTTGCCAACTATTCCAGCCTTTTCTCTCTTGCCCTCAGATTCCCTCATTCACTAGAGAGGGTAGGACAGCCCCTACCCTCTTCTCTCCACCTCACATGTTTTGTAGCTGTCCCTGGAGAAATGTGTTCACAGCCGGACCAGTGTGGGGAGACCTcagaaggggaggaagccaggggtTGGAGGTTGGAGCTGGGCGGTTGTCGATCTGATGGGGGTCTCTGGCCTCACACAAACCCCTTCCCACAGACACCTTCCAGGCCATCTACGTTGCCTCGGGGGAAGCAATGGAGCTACCATGTCCCTCACCACCCATCCTGCATGGGGATGAACTCCTGTCCTGGTTCCGCAGCCCTGCAACAGGCTCCTCTACTACCCTGGTGACCCAAGTCCAAGTGGCCAGCCCAGCCCCAAACCTTGGGAAATCTGGAAGGGAACCCAGGCTCAAATTGCTGGGGAACTACTCTTTGTGGCTAGAAGGGTCCAGGGAGGGAGACGCTGGGCGGTACTGGTGCACTGTGCTGGGTCAGCGCCACAAGTACCAGAACTGGAGGGTGTATGACGTCTCTGTGCTCAGAGGTGAGCGAGGGCATGTggaccaggggctgctgggagatgGGGAAACCCGAGCAAGGGACTGAGGGGTCCCTCTCGCCCCACAGGATCCCAGTTATCTGCAAGAGCTGCGGATGGGTCCCACTGTTCTGTCCTTCTGTGCTCTGTGGTCCCTGCCAGACGTCTGGACTCTGTGACCTGGCTGGAGGGGAAGAGTCTTGTGAGGGGCCATGCACAGTCCTTCTGGGGCGATGGGGCCGCTCTGCTCTTGGTGTGTCCTGGGGAAGGGCCTGCTGAGCCCAGGGGCCGTAGACCAAGGATCATCCGCTGCATCATCCCTCAGAATAAGGGGATCAGCTTTAGCCTGGCAGGTAAACTGAGGGAGGATATGGGAAGCAGTGTTCCCTCTGACACATCTACACCTGCTGGGAGGAGATGAGAGGGGAGGCCAATTTGTTAGTGGCTACATCGGGAGGGGTGATTTCCGGGGGAGCTGATTATAacctgtgggaggagggcttcTTTCTCATTGACTGAACCCATAACAAAGAAGAGGGTTGGTTAAGCCAGCTTGCTGGTGGAATAGACGGCCTGCAAAGTGAGAGGTCtctgggttcgattcccggtcaggacacatgcctggattgtggcccagtccctggttggaaCGCTTACCGGAGGCAACCAGTCaaagcttctctccctctctccctcccatccccgtctctaaaaataaataagtaaaaaaagtcTTAGAAAACAGAGAGATATAGGTTAACCTAAGATTTGTGAGGAATATCCtccagcagagaggaagggaagaagaattcTTGTGGGAGAGTTGTCTTTTGAAGAAAGGACATACACACTAATGTTCTAATGGCCCATTGATAGTgaaggcagaaggagaaaaaaaatagaattgtttttacCAGAGAAAGTCCATTATACAGAGAAAGAATGCTGTTGGACGTGGAATAACCCATTTACAAGGCGGGAGGGAGGAGCAAATGGCCACTATTCCGGTAAGCAAAGGTCACTCATGGCGGTGGCTGGGCTTTGTCCCCTCTCCATCCACAGCACCTACCGTGGTGCTTGGCCTGTGGTGGCCACTCAGCACACACTTGTGGAATGACAGAAAGAATGAATACATGGAaggcactttattttttctcGAAAGGGTGGAGTATTGTGAAGGATGTGAGGAGAAATGACGGTTATGGCATGTGGCCTGCTTAGTCAGCCGTCCACATGCGTGCTGGGTGTGGGAAGGCACTACCGTCTCCATCCATGTTGCCTCACGGGGTCAGGGTGAGGGACCtggaggggggcaaagtgggGGGCAGATACTGGGGACAAGGAAATTTATGAAGTCTTCCTTTGGCAGAGCCCACAAGACTATGGTGGAAGCCTGTCTTTGGGGCATAGGGACGGACCCCCTCACCgcctccccctttatcctcttgtCCTGCTTTTACTGCAGCCTCCACGGATGCCTCTCCTGCCCCCTGTGCCCCTTCCACGGGCTGGGACGTGCCCTGGATCCTGATGCCGTTGGTCATAGCAGGCCTGGGGCTCGCCATCCTGGTCCTCAGCATCGTGCTCTGGAGGCGGAGGGTCCGGGGTGCTCCGTGCAGGGGTGAGTCCTTCCCTCCCAGAGGGAAGGCGAGGGCACTTGGGTGTGAGACAGAGGGTTGGCTCACATTGTGCCTCTGTGCCCCATCTTCTCCAGGGGAGGAGGGGGTAGGGAATACAGCTCCGAGTTATCTGGTGACTTCTCAGCCACATCCCATGTGACTCCTTCTCCCCAGATGCCTCAATTCTTCAGTTCAAACCTGAAATCCAGGTCTATGAGAACGTCCACTTGGCCCGTCTCAGGTGAGGAGCAAGTAGGGACAGAGGCTTAAATCCCAGAGGGGACTGGGTTGGGGTGGACATGGGTTCCTCATTCCTGAGGGGACGAAGAATGGAAGTAACCTTATTCTAAAAGatctgtttacttttagagagaggggaagggagggagaaagagaaggagagagacagcaaTGTGCGGGAGAtgcatcgatcagctgcctcttgcacgcctccaaccagggaccctgccccgcaaccaggcatgtgccctgactgggaatcaaaactgttaccttttggtttgcaggccattgctcaatccactgagccacaccagccagggctggaagtatCCTTAATCTGTCTTTCTGTTTCACAAAACCCACAGCTCACCTGCTCCCAAGACCAGATGATCTCGGTGACATCTGCTGGAAAGTGACCTGCTGTTTCCCTGGCCATCTGCCATCTGAAGGATTTCCTGAAAACTTGTGGCAAGGGGGGAGGGGCCGAAAGTGCTACTTCACAGTCCAGCTGGTCTCCAGCAGACAAGCCATGTGTGtattggggtggggcctgaagaaaaggagaagcatTATCTTGTGATGTCACCTATGAAAAGGTGTGGTCTCCTATCTGTAGCAGCCAGTGGAGGGTGGCCCTGAACCTGAAGTCACAGGATTGAGGGAAGCCTGGCGTAgctggtggggggcagaggggtgaATAGGGGTAGGGATgggcagagaggagacagaggaatCCAGGGACTTGAGCAGTGGCGGAGAACCAGGCATGGAGGAACCAGAGAACaacaaatggaaaatgaagaagagagaagggaagaaactcAAATCAGAGTAAGAGATGAGATGTTCGGGGATACAGAAAAATAGCACAAAGTGGGAAGGTTGAGGGGcagagagaatggaaagaaaactCAAGTTGCCTCTAAATTAagccagcccctcaccccccaatCCTTACAAAGAAGAGAAGAAGTTGAGAGAGAACGAGCACCTTTAATGAGACCCCAGACCCCGTcagatggaaggaaagggaacCGGGTCAATATGGGGTGCCCATGCTCGTGCCCACCCCGACCACTTTCCTCACCCTAGGTGCTCCCTTATGGCGTCTGCAGTGGTGAGCTGCTTGTCGTCACACTGCCGGCCTGAGACACCAGAGTCACGTTACCTCCCTGGGCAGCGGTGTCCacaggggcaggagggtgggttCCCTGGCAGGGTGTGTAACAGAACCCTGCAGGCTGGGCTGTCTGTGAACCGTGGTCAGTCTGGTGAGGCAGGGGAGCGCAGCGATGCTCCCTACCTGTCCGTTGCCCAGGCTCAGGCGGAAGTAAGCTCAGCTCCCAGCCACACCCTCACAAGCAACTCCACCCAGTGCCCTTTGAGCATCTGCTCAAGCTTGGGCCTCCCTGGGGAAAAGCTTTCTTAGAAGTCTCACCTAAGGCCTTCGCACC
The Desmodus rotundus isolate HL8 chromosome 11, HLdesRot8A.1, whole genome shotgun sequence genome window above contains:
- the LY6G6F gene encoding lymphocyte antigen 6 complex locus protein G6f isoform X2 yields the protein MAVLFLLLLLLCGPSQAAADTFQAIYVASGEAMELPCPSPPILHGDELLSWFRSPATGSSTTLVTQVQVASPAPNLGKSGREPRLKLLGNYSLWLEGSREGDAGRYWCTVLGQRHKYQNWRVYDVSVLRGSQLSARAADGSHCSVLLCSVVPARRLDSVTWLEGKSLVRGHAQSFWGDGAALLLVCPGEGPAEPRGRRPRIIRCIIPQNKGISFSLAASTDASPAPCAPSTGWDVPWILMPLVIAGLGLAILVLSIVLWRRRVRGAPCRDASILQFKPEIQVYENVHLARLSSPAPKTR
- the LY6G6F gene encoding lymphocyte antigen 6 complex locus protein G6f isoform X1, with the protein product MAVLFLLLLLLCGPSQAAADTFQAIYVASGEAMELPCPSPPILHGDELLSWFRSPATGSSTTLVTQVQVASPAPNLGKSGREPRLKLLGNYSLWLEGSREGDAGRYWCTVLGQRHKYQNWRVYDVSVLRGSQLSARAADGSHCSVLLCSVVPARRLDSVTWLEGKSLVRGHAQSFWGDGAALLLVCPGEGPAEPRGRRPRIIRCIIPQNKGISFSLAASTDASPAPCAPSTGWDVPWILMPLVIAGLGLAILVLSIVLWRRRVRGAPCRDASILQFKPEIQVYENVHLARLRERGREGEREGERQQCAGDASISCLLHASNQGPCPATRHVP